From the Toxotes jaculatrix isolate fToxJac2 chromosome 15, fToxJac2.pri, whole genome shotgun sequence genome, one window contains:
- the LOC121193939 gene encoding olfactory receptor 13C2-like — translation MDELNVTYISLNGYVEVNKYRYVYFLIIFTVYIVIICSNSTILYLIVIHRNLHEPMYIFIAALLLNCVLYSTNIYPKLLTDFLSEKQIISYSACVFQFFVFYYTGSSEFLLLSAMAYDRYVSICKPLQYPTIMRKTTVSILLLLAWIVPALQIAVTAIASAEAKLCNFTLNGIFCNNSIYQLQCVRSRFITIYGVVGLLAFVILPMLFIIFTYTKIFIISYRSCREVRKKAAETCLPHLLVLISFSFFSVYDITIARVESNFTKTACLIMTLQSIVYPSLFNPLIYGLKMKEISKHLRRLLCSAKII, via the coding sequence atgGATGAGTTAAATGTTACATACATATCTCTTAATGGGTATGTGGaagttaacaaatacagatatgtttattttctgattatatttacagtttatattGTAATAATTTGCAGTAATTCTACTATACTGTACCTTATCGTGATTCACAGAAACCTCCATGAGccaatgtacattttcattgcagctttgcTACTGAACTGTGTCCTTTACAGCACTAATATTTACCCAAAACTTCTGACTGactttttgtcagaaaaacagatcatatcatattcagcctgtgtctttcagttttttgtattttattatacagGCAGTTCAGAGTTCTTActgttgtcagccatggcctatgacaggtatgtgtctatatgtaaacctctgcaataTCCAACTATCATGAGGAAAACCACTGTGAGTATTTTGCTCCTTTTAGCTTGGATTGTACCTGCTTTACAAATTGCAGTCACTGCAATAGCGAGTGCTGAAGCTAAACTGTGTAACTTTActttaaatggaatattttgcaACAATTCAATTTACCAGCTTCAATGTGTGAGATCAAGATTCATTACTATATATGGTGTGGTTGGTTTATTGGCCTTTGTGATCCTCCCTATGCTCTTCATAATTTTCACATATACAAAGATATTTATAATATCCTATCGAAGTTGTAGGgaagtcaggaaaaaagctgcagagacctgtttacctcacctgTTGGTTTTAATaagtttctcctttttttctgtatatgATATTACCATAGCTCGAGTGGAATCCAACTTCACAAAAACTGCTTGTTTAATAATGACACTACAATCAATTGTTTATCcttctttgtttaatccactgatatacggactgaaaatgaaagaaatttccaaacacctcagaagGTTGTTGTGTTCAGCCAAAATCATCTGA